One genomic window of Ziziphus jujuba cultivar Dongzao chromosome 4, ASM3175591v1 includes the following:
- the LOC107417374 gene encoding clathrin light chain 1, which produces MASFDSFTNEADDQSHLHTHSPTSRPFDDDSYMGYDPSFNNPSNDDDFTSSADHPPPSSSDFQDDVAANTIHHDHHASDDYGFGMSTSPNPDYSSRFESAKPEVNGDGKGYGVGAPIDDDDGFFSSEGPILPPPEHMQEEGFARREWRRQNMIHLEEKEKREKEMRNQIINEAEEYKKSFYEKRKVTCETNKANNREREKLYLANQEKFHKEADKHYWKAIAELIPREVPNIEKKRGKKDPEKKSSITIIQGPKPGKPTDLSRMRQIFVKLKQTPPPHMMPPPPAPSKDGKDAKEGKDAKEKGKDTKEGKDANNEKATTPTAAGEALVAAAGEIPPSPAKDVSSNGTPDLSNQEASVAAEEKKVAETEPVAAE; this is translated from the exons ATGGCGTCCTTCGACTCCTTCACCAACGAAGCAGATGACCAGTCCCACCTCCATACCCACTCCCCCACCTCCCGACCATTCGACGACGATTCCTACATGGGTTACGACCCTTCCTTCAACAACCCTTCCAACGACGATGACTTCACCTCTTCAGCCGACCACCCACCTCCATCCTCCTCTGATTTCCAAGACGACGTAGCCGCCAACACCATCCACCACGACCACCATGCTTCTGACGATTATGGCTTCGGGATGTCGACGAGCCCAAATCCGGACTATTCCTCTCGTTTCGAATCCGCCAAGCCCGAGGTCAATGGGGATGGCAAAGGGTACGGTGTAGGTGCTCctattgatgatgatgatgggttTTTCTCCTCCGAAGGGCCTATACTACCCCCGCCTGAACATATGCAAGAGGAAGGTTTCGCACGCCGAGAATGGCGTCG TCAGAACATGATCCATCTCGAGGAGAAGGAGAAAAGAGAGAAGGAAATGAGGAACCAAATCATCAACGAAGCTGAGGAGTACAAAAAATCTTTTTatgagaaaagaaaggtcaCTTGTGAAACTAACAAAGCTAACAACAGGGAAAGGGAGAAG CTTTACTTGGCTAACCAAGAGAAGTTTCACAAAGAAGCTGACAAACATTACTGGAAAGCAATAGCAGAGCTCATTCCTCGTGAGGTCCCAAACATTGAGAAGAAAAGAGGGAAGAAAGATCCTGAGAAAAAGTCTTCAATCACGATCATTCAGGGCCCTAAGCCTGGGAAACCAACTGATCTTTCAAGAATGCGGCAAATTTTTGTGAAGCTAAAACAGACTCCTCCACCTCATATGATGCCTCCCCCACCTGCACCTAGCAAAGATGGTAAGGATGCGAAGGAAGGAAAGGATGCAAAGGAGAAAGGGAAGGACACAAAAGAAGGAAAGGATGCCAATAATGAGAAAGCAACTACACCAACTGCTGCTGGGGAGGCGTTGGTAGCGGCAGCTGGAGAGATTCCTCCATCACCTGCTAAAGATGTCAGTTCAAATGGTACTCCTGACTTATCCAATCAAGAGGCTTCTGTTGCAGCTGAGGAAAAGAAAGTTGCAGAAACAGAGCCGGTCGCTGCTGAGTGA
- the LOC107417370 gene encoding expansin-B3, producing the protein MQHRRGPSNNLIFFFSAVIFNCLVVTMSGPVQHRLFDPHWKPATATWYGSPEGDGSDGGACGYGSLVDVRPLRARVGAVSPVLFKNGEGCGACYKVRCLDKEICSRRAVTIIVTDECPGGYCSNGKTHFDLSGAAFGRMAVAGENGQLRNRGEIPVVYRRTPCKYPGKNIAFHVNEGSTNYWLSLLVEFEDADGDVGAMHIRQAGSSEWLQMNHLWGANWCIIGGPLQGPFSVKLTTLSTGTSLSARDVIPRNWSPKATYTSRLNFFNLKEKSTNNKKNL; encoded by the exons ATGCAGCACCGTCGCGGTCCTTCTAACaacctcatcttcttcttctcggCCGTCATTTTCAACTGTCTCGTCGTAACAATGTCGGGTCCGGTCCAGCACCGTCTATTCGACCCGCATTGGAAACCCGCAACCGCCACGTGGTACGGTAGCCCGGAAGGTGACGGTAGCGACG GCGGAGCTTGCGGTTACGGTTCGTTGGTGGACGTTAGGCCGTTAAGAGCACGAGTAGGTGCGGTGAGTCCCGTGCTGTTTAAGAACGGTGAGGGATGTGGGGCCTGCTACAAGGTTAGGTGTTTGGACAAAGAGATTTGCTCGAGACGAGCCGTGACAATAATCGTGACGGATGAGTGTCCGGGTGGGTACTGCTCCAACGGCAAGACCCATTTCGACCTAAGCGGAGCGGCTTTTGGTCGAATGGCTGTTGCCGGTGAAAATGGTCAACTCAGAAACCGAGGCGAGATCCCAGTCGTATATCGACg GACACCATGTAAATACCCAGGAAAGAATATAGCATTCCATGTGAATGAAGGTTCAACTAATTATTGGCTATCACTTCTCGTGGAGTTTGAAGATGCGGATGGAGATGTTGGAGCAATGCATATAAGACAA GCAGGGTCAAGTGAATGGTTACAGATGAACCATCTATGGGGTGCAAATTGGTGCATAATTGGGGGACCTTTACAAGGACCATTTTCGGTGAAGTTAACCACACTATCAACAGGAACAAGTTTGTCTGCAAGAGATGTGATTCCAAGGAACTGGTCTCCAAAAGCAACCTACACATCTCGCTTGAATTTCTTCAACTTGAAAGAAAAATCTACCAACAACAAGAAGaatttataa